A single region of the Chrysoperla carnea chromosome 5, inChrCarn1.1, whole genome shotgun sequence genome encodes:
- the LOC123299943 gene encoding cytosol aminopeptidase-like produces MYRGGKLLLSNRNLGNILTRASRGACNDVSGIVVGAYTKNENSVELLADGACINEETNGSLMKQLTIGHAIKQNETRIFWNLHEKYPAICVVGLGQQDKKDPFAHLEAINSEKENIRNAAAVGCQALTNHGIMNIKCGNLNDYEAAAEGAILSSWVYQEFKNAADLKKLPTLTIDSSPENQNSFKRGVIKANAQNFARMLMETPANHLTPTIFASKVINELSPLGISVTGHDQSWIAEQKMNSFLSVTQGSAQPPIFLELNYSKNSNSSKCFALVGKGVTFDSGGISIKPSAKMDEMRADMGGAACVVATMKAIAEMNVNVNVKAFIPLCENLPSATATKPGDVFIAKNGKSIAVDNTDAEGRLILADALCYASEQCPEWIVDVATLTGAMGIAVGDGATGVFSNCDNLWKELHEASIITGDRVWRFPLWRHYKDFLTKKSSYDLNNIGIGTKGGGACVAAAFLREFVPENIKWMHLDIAGVMSGSCGKYLKDGMSGRPTRTLIQFIEQISQKC; encoded by the exons atgtatagaggtggaaaattattattatctaatagAAATTTAGGTAATATACTTACAAGAGCAAGCAGAGGAGCTTGTAATGATGTTTCG GGTATTGTAGTTGGGGCTTATACAAAGAACGAAAATAGTGTGGAACTTTTAGCAGATGGAGCTTGTATTAATGAAGAAACGAATGGGAGTTTGATGAAACAATTaacaat AGGCCACGCTATCAAACAAAATGAAACACGAATATTTTGGAATTTACATGAAAAGTATCCGGCTATTTGTGTCGTCGGACTTGGTCAACAAGATAAAAAAGATCCATTCGCTCATCTAGAAGCTATTAATTccgaaaaagaaaatatacgaAATGCCGCAGCag TTGGTTGCCAAGCTTTAACAAATCATGGAATCATGAATATAAAATGTGGAAACCTGAATGATTATGAAGCTGCAGCTGAAGGAGCCATCTTATCGTCATGGGTTtatcaagaatttaaaaatgCTGCGGATTTGAAAAAACTTCCAACTTTAACAATCGATTCAAGCCCAGAGAAtcaaaacagttttaaaagagGAGTTATTAAAGCTAATGCACAAAATTTCGCTAGAATGTTAATGGAAACGCCGGCAAATCATCTGACACCTACAATATTTGCAAGTAAAGTGATTAATGAATTATCCCCATTAGGGATAAGTGTAACAGGTCATGATCAATCGTGGATTGCGGAACAAAAAATGAATTCCTTCCTGAGTGTTACACAAGGCTCTGCACAACCTCCAATCTTTTTAGAATtgaattactcaaaaaattcCAATAGTAGCAAATGTTTTGCTCTTGTAGGAAAAGGTGTTACCTTTGACAGTGGTGGTATAAGTATTAAGCCAAGTGCTAAAATGGATGAAATGCGAGCGGATATGGGAGGGGCCGCATGTGTTGTAGCAACGATGAAAGCTATTGCCGAAATGAATGTAAACGTTAATGTAAAAGCGTTTATACCGTTATGTGAAAATTTACCTTCAGCAACTGCTACCAAGCCGGGCGATGTGTTTATTGCTAAAAATGGTAAATCAATTGCTGTTGATAATACTGACGCAGAAGGCAGACTTATTTTAGCAGATGCATTATGCTATGCTAGTGAGCAATGCCCAGAATGGATTGTAGATGTAGCTACGTTGACTGGAGCTATGGGGATTGCGGTAGGTGATGGAGCTACTGGTGTATTTAGCAATTGTGATAACTTGTGGAAAGAATTACATGAGGCTAGTATAATAACTGGAGATCGAGTATGGAGATTTCCTTTATGGAGACATTATAAGgactttcttacaaaaaaatctagttatgatttgaataatattgGAATTGGAACTAAAG gtGGTGGCGCCTGTGTAGCAGCTGCCTTTTTACGAGAATTTGTGCCTGAAAATATAAAGTGGATGCATCTTGACATTGCTGGAGTTATGTCCGGCTCCTGTGGAAAATATCTAAAAGATGGAATGTCTGGACGTCCTACAAGAactttaatacaatttattgaacaaatatcacaaaaatgttag
- the LOC123300410 gene encoding tropomyosin-2-like, whose protein sequence is MDNKSLVNSLNSLFPDLNFTVEKLKNINQTIMLDLCKKIIIYLYDTDSKNVVWKITEEQRCRSTHSELLMEATDILNIFKIMNKILKVISSEEFHLVDIIKPEVKRTVYFLKAIVHFRLSTSHYIEEQFVPCFHKLFKLQQEMDLLKNKLESLSNNLESKLSTVNNLKEEIAKLTEDGSEDTIILSDLQNKCRCLENEISDLEDTKHKLDKKIIESKNAIEQLNAEKKLLSDQIYEDYPEIKGKYQQFLLKKKECEAKISTEKITHATMQEKNEIITRLGDDFGELLGFVSKLEDVFSSNKAKKVEESKLDDLKHTYSKTSAHLTHRIEKCESERKALNKELQYLTEEENAKRLQEEEYLEKCNKMMDLLIKKELEYKENVKHYEKVYLCNVTENEELKVLTSRILANIAKSRKKA, encoded by the exons ATGGATAATAAATCGTTAGTTAATAGTTTAAACAGCCTATTTCcagatttaaattttacagttgaaaaattaaaaaacattaatcaaACCATTATGTTAGatctatgtaaaaaaattatcatttatttatatgatacaGATTCGAAGAATGTAGTGTGGAAg atAACGGAAGAGCAAAGATGTCGAAGTACACATTCTGAATTATTAATGGAGGCTacagacattttaaatatttttaaaattatgaataaaatactaaaagtaATTTCATCTGAAGAATTTCATCTAGTAGATATTATAAAACCAG AAGTGAAACGtacagtttattttttgaaagcgATTGTACATTTTAGACTCTCTACAAGTCATTATATTGAAGAGCAATTTGTGCCATGtttccataaattatttaaattacaacaagaaatggatttattaaaaaataaactagaaaGCTTAAGTAATAATTTAGAAAGTAAATTAAGTACAGTGAATAATTTGAAGGAAGAAATTGCAaag ctAACAGAAGATGGTAGCGAAGATACAATCATTTTAAGTGATTTGCAAAACAAATGTAGATGTTTGGAAAACGAAATATCTGATCTAGAAGATACAAAACATAAGTTAgataagaagataattgaatcTAAAAACGCCATTGAACAGTTAAATGCTGAGAAAAAACTATTATCTGATCAAATTTATGAAGATTATCCCGAAATTAAAGG AAAAtaccaacaatttttattaaaaaaaaaagaatgcgAAGCGAAAATTTCTACTGAAAAAATAACTCATGCTACAATGCaagagaaaaatgaaataattacgaGATTAGGAGATGATTTTGGAGAATTATTaggttttgtttcaaaattggaAGATGTATTTAGTTCAAATAA AGCAAAGAAGGTAGAAGAAAGTAAACTTGATGATTTAAAACATACTTATTCGAAAACCTCTGCACATTTAACACATCGCATAGAAAAATGTGAATCGGAAAGAAAGGCACTTAACAA AGAATTACAATATTTAACCGAAGAAGAAAATGCTAAAAGATTACAAGAAGaagaatatttagaaaaatgtaataaaatgatggATTTACTGATTAAAAAAGAACTGGAATATAAGGAAAATGTTAAGCATTATGAAAAAGTGTACCTGTGTAATGTTACcgaa AATGAAGAACTTAAGGTGCTTACAAGCCGAATTCTGGCAAACATCGctaaatcaagaaaaaaagcataa
- the LOC123300408 gene encoding chromosome-associated kinesin KIF4-like, translated as MTDTGITSVQVALRIRPLVESEINNGQKRILETVEGEPQVYIKESDKSFTFNYVFDANKTQSEFYNSAVKNMVSSLFKGYNVTILAYGQTGSGKTHTMGTSYTGTDIEQMGIIQRAVKDIFEAIDLDVENDYQISVSFMELYQELLYDLLADKTREQCVVDIREDVRGGIIVPGLTECSVKTATETYECLNKGSLGRATGATAMNAQSSRSHAIFTICIEKQSKKDTNVATSSKFHLVDLAGSERPKKTKATGERFKEGIKINQGLLALGNVISALGEGNHSYVSYRDSKLTRLLQDSLGGNSITLMIACVSPAAYNLDETLSTLRYADRARKIKNKPIINQDPRMAEIARLHQQLRELQLLTLEQGNVEINEELHRLRQENQQLLGANEMLRIKNRKLTEQLHSAISENACMLERSLITENAHDKLQRKLAELNDEYCSLMTNVNLNEDQSSVFNEIKNKIEDLRTDHQIFQTEVVNHDTHSAINNAPADVMSDENDANEQHNEIQEKHVQQQLEYSKQLQILACELAIKERLASEIETNTRKAQLIDINTLQENEQRIAALEKEKDELLQQLKQTHTKEVKSKLAEQRRQRVQELESQLTELNKKVRELSRVIKLREKDEQKIKQLNNEIMNMKQAKVKLVKTMRSESDKFRQWKIQREREMCKLREQDRKRQNEIIKMSNKHAKQQTVLKRKVEEAAAINKRLKDALALQKCAQNRRIASGKVERVQSWVVQELEILVSTAEAERTLHCLIEERKLILEEKNELEQNLKENNYETEEVIQEKRNRLKEILEDIELRDAQIADMQQKIKDSDQENKSNTRWDMVQSMVDAKCALKLLFELAAEAKKELLFKECEQRDKINELLDQIHKLTSELNEKSIELEKLQIRTPVPLPKVLMSRRSNLHAAILKEEEYEDPFLDYDSEEDVKLDDSKDPDWQKTPVVQRITSKRLTIRKPLNLTNDTSDNTIDKTVTLKRSSDGSIKCYCTTRCETKRCSCRKFGYNCSPNCKCSYTCMNRRKSNNSTSLEVSNSSASNEISSAETEISPADGNKENESSLNGTDNSLDDTNKTFVKKPKKYFT; from the coding sequence atgaccGATACTGGAATAACATCAGTTCAAGTAGCATTAAGGATACGGCCACTGGttgaaagtgaaataaataatgGACAAAAACGTATTTTGGAAACGGTTGAAGGTGAACCACAAGTATATATTAAAGAATCCGATAAATCATTCACCTTCAACTATGTTTTTGATGCAAATAAAACACAAAGTGAATTTTATAATAGTGCTGTTAAAAATATGGTTAGCTCATTATTTAAAGGATATAATGTTACGATCCTCGCTTATGGCCAAACCGGATCGGGGAAAACACACACAATGGGTACCAGTTACACGGGAACCGACATTGAACAAATGGGTATTATACAACGGGCTGTGAAAGATATATTCGAAGCAATCGATTTAGACGTTGAGAATGATTATCAAATTAGTGTCTCATTTATGGAACTTTACCAAGAATTATTGTACGATTTATTGGCTGATAAAACTCGTGAACAATGTGTTGTTGATATTCGTGAAGATGTTAGAGGTGGTATAATTGTACCTGGTTTAACAGAATGTTCTGTAAAGACTGCTACAGAAACGTATGAGTGTTTGAACAAAGGTTCCTTAGGACGTGCAACAGGGGCAACAGCAATGAATGCTCAATCATCTAGGTCGCATGCTATATTTACAATATGCATagaaaaacaaagtaaaaaagatACGAACGTTGCAACTAGTTCGAAATTTCATTTAGTCGATTTGGCTGGTTCAGAACGACCGAAGAAAACGAAAGCAACAGGAGAACGATTTAAGGAaggtattaaaattaatcaaggtCTTTTGGCACTTGGAAATGTCATATCAGCACTAGGTGAAGGGAATCATTCATATGTCTCGTATCGTGATAGTAAATTAACACGATTGCTACAAGATTCCCTAGGAGGCAATTCAATTACCCTAATGATCGCTTGCGTTAGCCCGGCTGCATATAATTTAGATGAAACACTAAGTACTTTACGATACGCAGATCGTgcgagaaaaattaaaaataaaccaattattAATCAAGATCCACGCATGGCCGAAATTGCACGATTACATCAACAATTAAGAGAATTACAATTGCTTACGCTAGAACAAGGTAACGTGGAAATTAATGAGGAATTACATCGTTTACGGCAGGAAAATCAACAGTTATTAGGGGCAAATGAAATGTTAcgaattaaaaatcgtaaactGACCGAACAATTACATTCTGCGATATCGGAAAACGCTTGTATGTTGGAACGATCGTTAATTACCGAAAATGCACATGataaattacaaagaaaattgGCTGAATTAAACGATGAATATTGTAGTTTAATGACGAATGTAAATCTCAACGAAGATCAATCTTCGgtgtttaatgaaattaaaaataaaattgaggaTTTACGTACGGATCATCAAATCTTTCAAACTGAAGTGGTGAATCACGATACACATAGTGCTATCAATAATGCACCAGCTGATGTCATGTCGGACGAAAATGACGCAAATGAACAGCATAATGAGATTCAAGAAAAGCACGTGCAACAACAGTTAGAATACAGCaaacaattacaaattttagcTTGCGAATTAGCTATTAAAGAACGTTTAGCATctgaaattgaaacaaatacaCGTAAAGCGCaattaattgatataaataCCTTACAAGAAAACGAACAGAGGATTGCTGCACTGGAAAAGGAAAAAGATGaattattacaacaattaaaaCAAACCCATACGAAGGAAGTTAAATCAAAATTAGCTGAACAGCGACGACAACGTGTTCAAGAGCTTGAATCACAATTAACTGAATTAAACAAGAAAGTACGAGAATTATCGCGCGTGATAAAGCTTCGTGAGAAAGATGAACAAAagattaaacaattaaataacgAAATAATGAATATGAAACAAGCGAAAGTAAAATTAGTGAAAACGATGCGATCTGAATCAGATAAATTTAGACAATGGAAGATTCAACGGGAACGTGAAATGTGTAAATTACGAGAACAGGATCGTAAACggcaaaatgaaattattaaaatgtcaaataagCATGCAAAACAACAAACAGTTTTAAAGCGTAAAGTTGAAGAAGCCGCTGCAATAAATAAACGATTAAAAGATGCTTTAGCGTTACAAAAATGTGCACAAAATCGTCGTATTGCAAGTGGGAAAGTTGAACGAGTACAGAGCTGGGTGGTACAAGAATTAGAAATATTAGTAAGTACCGCCGAAGCCGAGCGTACACTTCATTGTTTGATTGAAGAGCGCAAATTGATTTTAGAAGAGAAAAATGAgcttgaacaaaatttaaaagaaaataattacgaAACCGAGGAGGTTATTCAAGAAAAACGGAATCGGTTGAAAGAAATTTTAGAAGATATCGAATTACGCGATGCACAAATTGCTGAcatgcaacaaaaaattaaagattcgGACCaggaaaataaatcaaatacacGATGGGATATGGTACAATCCATGGTCGATGCTAAATGTGCCCTTAAATTATTGTTCGAATTAGCGGCTGAAGCTAAAAAGGAACTTCTCTTTAAAGAATGCGAACAACgggataaaattaatgaattactCGATCAAATTCATAAGTTAACATCTGAATTAAATGAGAAATCAATCGAATTGGAGAAACTTCAGATACGAACACCAGTTCCATTGCCAAAAGTATTGATGTCACGTCGAAGTAATCTTCATGCAGCAATCCTTAAAGAAGAAGAGTATGAAGATCCATTTTTGGATTACGATTCCGAAGAAGATGTTAAATTAGACGATAGTAAAGATCCAGATTGGCAAAAAACACCAGTTGTACAAAGGATAACTAGTAAACGATTAACAATAAGAAAACCTCTTAATTTAACAAATGATACAAGCGATAACACAATCGATAAAACTGTAACGTTAAAACGCTCATCAGATGGATCAATAAAGTGTTATTGTACAACCAGATGTGAAACTAAACGTTGTTCGTGTCGAAAGTTCGGATATAATTGTAGCCCGAATTGTAAATGTTCATACACTTGTATGAACAGAAGAAAAAGTAACAATTCGACCTCATTAGAAGTTTCAAATTCTTCAGCTTCTAATGAGATTTCATCTGCAGAAACTGAAATATCGCCTGCAGATGggaataaagaaaatgaaagttCATTAAATGGAACTGATAATAGTCTAGACGATACTAATAAAACTTTTGtgaaaaaacctaaaaaatattttacttaa